In a genomic window of Methylovirgula sp. 4M-Z18:
- the tsaD gene encoding tRNA (adenosine(37)-N6)-threonylcarbamoyltransferase complex transferase subunit TsaD, translating to MRVLGIETTCDETAASVVKLKVGGGGTILSNEVMSQIAEHAAFGGVVPEIAARAHVDVLDRLVVRALKDAGVTLKDIDGVAAAAGPGLIGGVIVGLTTGKALALASRKPFIAINHLEAHALTARMTDNISFPYLLLLVSGGHTQLIAVRGIGDYVRLGTTIDDAVGEAFDKTAKMLGLPYPGGPHVEKEALKGDPMRFSFPRPMAGRPGADFSLSGLKTAVRLEAERIAPLTATDISDLCASFQAAVVDTIADRIRAALKLFRATCGTPTALVVAGGVAANGAIRRTLTRTANEMGLKLVVPPPALCTDNGAMIAWAGIERLGLGLTDDMTFAARPRWPLDANAAPSPTGKA from the coding sequence ATGCGTGTGCTTGGAATTGAAACGACCTGTGACGAAACGGCGGCCTCAGTCGTCAAGCTGAAGGTCGGCGGCGGCGGAACGATCCTTTCCAATGAAGTGATGAGCCAGATCGCGGAACATGCCGCTTTCGGCGGCGTCGTGCCGGAAATCGCCGCCCGCGCCCATGTGGACGTGCTCGACCGGCTGGTGGTGCGCGCGCTGAAAGACGCCGGCGTCACGCTCAAGGACATCGATGGCGTGGCCGCCGCGGCCGGCCCGGGCCTGATCGGCGGCGTGATCGTCGGCCTGACCACCGGCAAAGCCCTGGCGCTCGCCTCGCGCAAGCCCTTCATCGCGATCAACCATCTCGAAGCCCACGCGCTCACGGCGCGGATGACCGACAATATTTCCTTCCCCTACCTGCTCCTGCTGGTGTCGGGCGGCCACACCCAGCTCATCGCGGTGCGCGGCATCGGCGATTATGTCCGCCTTGGCACGACGATCGACGACGCGGTCGGAGAAGCCTTTGACAAAACGGCGAAAATGCTCGGCCTGCCCTATCCCGGCGGCCCGCATGTGGAAAAGGAGGCGCTGAAGGGCGACCCGATGCGGTTTTCCTTCCCGCGGCCGATGGCCGGCCGGCCGGGCGCCGATTTCTCGCTCTCCGGCCTCAAGACCGCCGTGCGGCTCGAGGCGGAGCGCATCGCACCCCTCACGGCGACCGACATTTCCGACCTGTGCGCCTCGTTCCAGGCGGCGGTGGTCGACACGATCGCCGACCGCATCCGGGCCGCGCTCAAATTGTTCCGCGCCACCTGCGGCACGCCGACCGCCCTGGTGGTCGCCGGCGGCGTCGCGGCGAATGGCGCGATCCGGCGCACCCTGACCCGCACCGCCAATGAAATGGGCTTGAAATTGGTCGTCCCGCCGCCGGCGCTCTGCACCGACAATGGTGCGATGATCGCCTGGGCCGGCATCGAACGCCTCGGCCTCGGCCTGACCGACGACATGACCTTCGCCGCCCGTCCCCGCTGGCCGCTCGACGCCAACGCGGCACCTTCGCCGACCGGGAAGGCGTAA
- a CDS encoding DUF4139 domain-containing protein encodes MPKRFSLVVFAVTLLSSTSLYAQDLALKRVMLSSGGMGYFEYEADVEGDAHLKLTVVLDQVDDVLKSIVVYDDKGGVGGLDLPSREPLAQTFRNLPFVESDLGSSEGLLLALRGAEISVGGPHTLNGRIIGVVQEQETGADGQVTKDRHRVSVMSDKGLQSFILEDAENIQFSDPALQSQIDHALGALAANHMRDSRTLDLTTTGHEKRKVRVAYIVQTPLWKASYRIVLPADPSAKQATVQGWATVENLSGQDWKGVDLTLISGQPVTFRQGLYRTYLVDRPEAPVEVVGRLLPGIDQGAVAQHKADAGWGVNGGVRAALPTVPALAVNQAYGGADIAKLYRSSALAGPEGTITAQEGLTQVVFHLPASVSVENGRTLSAPIINNQMPVERLALYQPDVNAIHPLSTVKLTNDGKTGLPPGIVTIYENGDNGIAYVGDSRLSDLPVNDYRLLSYALDQTVTIAQNDEASSKSVRAAIANGVMRYNLINRKSVVYKVKSTEPRLLLVETPKFPGWTLTDPKTSDASEIQGKYRLPFNLKAEDGQQFSITQELVVTQREALTQTMDSDLLAYAENQEFDNKTREELRHIVDLRTDVAKADQRVRDIEASVNGIGQEQARIRQNLQSTPAGSDLQKRYLAKLNDQETLLDDLSEQRKQALQMDVNAKQALNDYISALN; translated from the coding sequence ATGCCCAAACGATTTTCTCTCGTTGTTTTCGCCGTTACCCTACTTTCCTCCACCTCCCTCTATGCTCAGGACCTCGCGCTCAAACGAGTGATGCTCTCCTCCGGCGGCATGGGCTATTTCGAATATGAAGCCGACGTGGAGGGTGACGCCCATCTGAAACTCACCGTTGTCCTCGATCAAGTCGACGATGTGTTGAAGAGCATTGTCGTTTACGACGACAAGGGCGGGGTTGGCGGTCTCGACCTGCCAAGCCGCGAGCCGCTTGCCCAGACTTTTCGGAACCTGCCTTTCGTCGAAAGCGATTTGGGATCAAGCGAAGGTCTGCTGCTCGCGCTGCGTGGGGCTGAGATCAGTGTCGGCGGCCCACACACTCTGAACGGACGCATTATTGGCGTCGTGCAGGAGCAGGAAACAGGTGCCGACGGCCAAGTGACGAAGGATCGCCATCGCGTCTCTGTGATGAGCGATAAGGGCCTTCAGAGCTTCATTCTCGAAGATGCCGAGAATATCCAATTTTCCGATCCGGCATTGCAGTCGCAAATCGATCACGCGCTCGGGGCCCTCGCCGCCAATCATATGCGCGATTCGCGCACGCTGGACTTGACGACGACAGGGCATGAGAAGCGCAAAGTGCGCGTGGCTTACATTGTGCAGACGCCTTTGTGGAAGGCCTCCTATCGCATCGTCTTGCCAGCCGACCCTTCGGCCAAACAGGCCACGGTACAGGGCTGGGCGACGGTGGAAAACCTGTCGGGCCAGGATTGGAAGGGTGTCGACCTGACGCTGATTTCCGGCCAGCCGGTGACGTTCCGGCAGGGATTGTATCGCACCTATTTGGTCGATCGCCCCGAAGCGCCGGTGGAGGTCGTCGGGCGGCTGCTGCCTGGCATCGACCAAGGCGCGGTGGCGCAACACAAGGCAGACGCTGGCTGGGGTGTGAACGGGGGCGTTCGCGCTGCACTACCGACAGTCCCCGCTCTCGCCGTCAACCAAGCGTACGGCGGCGCCGACATCGCGAAACTGTACCGATCAAGCGCTCTGGCCGGCCCCGAAGGCACGATCACCGCGCAGGAGGGTCTGACGCAAGTCGTCTTTCATCTGCCGGCAAGTGTAAGCGTCGAGAACGGCCGCACATTGTCCGCGCCGATCATCAACAACCAAATGCCGGTCGAACGCCTGGCGCTCTATCAACCGGACGTCAACGCGATTCACCCGCTGAGCACGGTCAAATTGACCAATGATGGCAAAACCGGCCTGCCGCCAGGTATCGTCACGATTTACGAAAATGGCGATAATGGTATCGCCTATGTCGGCGACTCGCGCTTGTCCGATCTACCCGTCAACGATTATCGCCTGTTGAGCTACGCGCTCGATCAGACAGTGACGATCGCGCAGAACGATGAAGCGTCGAGCAAATCCGTACGCGCAGCGATTGCCAATGGCGTGATGCGTTACAATCTCATCAATAGGAAGAGCGTAGTTTACAAAGTCAAATCAACCGAGCCGCGCTTGCTGCTCGTCGAGACACCGAAATTTCCTGGCTGGACGCTCACAGATCCGAAAACCAGCGACGCAAGCGAAATCCAGGGCAAATATCGCCTGCCGTTCAACCTGAAGGCGGAGGATGGGCAGCAATTTTCCATCACTCAAGAGCTCGTTGTCACACAGCGGGAGGCGCTCACGCAAACGATGGATTCCGATCTCTTGGCCTATGCCGAGAATCAAGAATTCGATAACAAGACTCGCGAGGAATTGAGACATATCGTCGACCTGCGCACGGATGTTGCGAAGGCGGACCAGCGCGTGCGGGATATCGAAGCAAGCGTGAACGGCATTGGTCAGGAACAAGCGCGGATTCGTCAAAACCTGCAAAGCACGCCCGCCGGCTCCGATTTGCAGAAGCGCTACCTTGCCAAGCTCAACGATCAGGAGACATTGCTCGACGATCTGAGCGAGCAACGCAAGCAGGCGCTGCAGATGGATGTCAATGCCAAGCAGGCGCTGAACGATTACATTTCGGCGCTAAACTGA
- a CDS encoding phospholipase D-like domain-containing protein — protein MLKRLLLILFFLGLVPHPGLLPATGEPMVAGVRIFYGPQTDLTPIDPALIASARSRIDMTAYVLTERRVIEALIMAARRGVHVRLYLDPGASGRRPAAGSPIWSLIEAPGVEARFKSPRRDLMHLKSYAIDGRLLRTGSANFSSSGEKFQDNDLVIIENPQAALAFLQQFETLWARSDNAIYASP, from the coding sequence ATGCTCAAGCGCCTGCTACTGATCCTCTTTTTCCTCGGCCTCGTGCCGCATCCCGGTCTTTTGCCGGCGACGGGCGAACCGATGGTCGCGGGGGTGCGGATCTTTTACGGGCCGCAGACCGATCTCACCCCGATCGATCCGGCGCTGATCGCCAGCGCGCGCAGCCGCATCGACATGACCGCCTATGTGCTGACCGAGCGGCGGGTGATCGAAGCGCTGATCATGGCGGCACGGCGCGGGGTCCATGTGCGGCTTTATCTCGATCCGGGCGCCTCCGGCCGCCGCCCGGCGGCGGGCAGTCCGATCTGGTCGCTGATCGAGGCGCCCGGCGTCGAGGCACGCTTCAAATCGCCGCGGCGGGATCTGATGCATTTGAAATCCTACGCGATCGACGGGCGGCTTTTGCGCACCGGCTCGGCCAATTTCTCAAGTTCGGGCGAGAAATTTCAGGACAACGACCTCGTGATCATCGAAAATCCGCAAGCCGCCCTCGCCTTCCTGCAGCAGTTCGAAACCCTTTGGGCGCGCTCCGATAATGCGATATATGCCTCGCCGTGA
- a CDS encoding NAD(P)H-dependent glycerol-3-phosphate dehydrogenase, whose translation MAATADSNCIAIAGPGAWGIALANALARGGRRVLLWGRDPQAIAAMQKTRASAHLPGVILHETVTPTPELGALAEAGTVLIVVPAQNLREVALKLAPVLRAGVPVVSCAKGIERGSGLMMNEVLAQCLGANPPAVLSGPSFANDVARGLPTAVTLAAKDAGRAKALAATLSAPGFRLYHSVDVIGVEIGGAAKNVLAIAAGIVAGRQLGESAKAALITRGFAELARLGRALGGRTETLMGLSGLGDLILTCGTAQSRNYSLGLALGRGADVAQAAGAKLAEGAYTASVLVELAHAHKIEMPIAASVDAVLAGRLSIDAAMEALLARPQRAEA comes from the coding sequence ATGGCCGCAACCGCCGATTCCAATTGTATCGCCATCGCCGGCCCGGGAGCCTGGGGGATCGCGCTGGCCAATGCGCTGGCGCGTGGCGGACGGCGCGTGCTGTTGTGGGGACGCGATCCGCAAGCTATCGCGGCGATGCAGAAGACACGCGCGAGCGCTCATTTACCCGGCGTGATCCTGCACGAGACCGTGACGCCGACGCCAGAGCTTGGCGCGCTGGCTGAAGCCGGCACGGTGCTGATCGTCGTTCCAGCGCAGAATTTGCGCGAGGTCGCGCTCAAGCTCGCGCCGGTGCTGCGTGCCGGCGTCCCTGTCGTCTCCTGCGCCAAGGGCATCGAGCGCGGCTCCGGCCTGATGATGAACGAAGTGCTGGCGCAATGCCTCGGCGCCAATCCGCCCGCCGTCCTGTCCGGCCCCAGCTTTGCCAACGACGTGGCGCGCGGTCTGCCGACCGCCGTGACGCTCGCCGCAAAGGATGCAGGGCGCGCCAAGGCGCTCGCCGCAACCCTCTCCGCGCCAGGCTTTCGCCTCTATCATTCCGTTGACGTCATCGGCGTCGAAATCGGCGGTGCGGCCAAAAACGTGCTGGCAATCGCCGCCGGCATCGTCGCCGGGCGGCAGCTTGGCGAAAGCGCGAAAGCCGCGCTGATCACCCGCGGCTTTGCCGAACTTGCGCGCCTTGGCCGGGCGCTCGGCGGCCGGACCGAAACCTTGATGGGCCTGTCCGGCCTCGGCGATCTCATTCTCACCTGCGGCACGGCACAATCGCGCAATTATTCCCTCGGCCTCGCGCTTGGGCGCGGCGCCGACGTGGCGCAGGCGGCCGGCGCGAAATTGGCGGAGGGCGCCTATACCGCCTCGGTGCTCGTTGAACTTGCGCATGCGCATAAGATCGAAATGCCGATCGCGGCCAGCGTCGATGCGGTACTCGCCGGACGCTTGAGCATCGATGCGGCGATGGAAGCGCTGCTCGCGCGGCCGCAGCGGGCGGAAGCGTGA
- a CDS encoding winged helix-turn-helix transcriptional regulator, translating into MPRPRHDRFDCSPGCPVEATLALIGGKWKGVVLWHLLQGTLRFNEIRRRLPDVTQRMLTNQLRELERDGFVIRTVYPEVPPKVEYRLSERGRSLEPVILALRAWGEANVLGLSGTSTHRVLSGAHC; encoded by the coding sequence ATGCCGCGTCCGCGTCATGATCGTTTCGATTGCAGTCCAGGGTGCCCGGTGGAAGCCACGCTTGCTCTCATCGGCGGCAAGTGGAAGGGCGTTGTGCTTTGGCATCTGCTTCAGGGCACGCTGCGCTTCAATGAAATCCGCCGCCGCTTGCCCGACGTCACCCAACGGATGCTGACCAATCAGCTTCGGGAACTGGAGCGCGATGGCTTCGTGATCCGTACCGTCTATCCGGAAGTTCCACCGAAGGTGGAATATCGGTTGTCCGAGCGCGGACGCAGTCTTGAGCCGGTCATTCTGGCTCTCAGGGCATGGGGCGAGGCCAATGTTCTAGGCCTCAGTGGCACGTCGACGCATCGGGTCTTATCCGGTGCCCATTGCTAA
- a CDS encoding zinc-binding alcohol dehydrogenase family protein → MRAIGYKTPLPIEDDHSLVDIHLPDPVPSNRDLLVEVKAISVNPVDTKVRANVRPEEDAWKVLGWDAAGTVVKTGPHASLFKPGDEVFYAGSITRPGANAQLHLVDERIVGRKPRTLGWAEAAAMPLTAITAWEALFDRLDVKGRPVPGAAPAILIVGGAGGVGSIAVQLARKLTNLTVIATASRPETKAWVSDLGAHHVVDHSKPLAREIAALNIGDPTFVFSTTNTSQHLAEIAELIAPQGRFALIDDPATLDINPFKRKSVSVHWEFMFTRTMFATADIEEQGRLLNHVSRLVDAGTIRTTLADNFGAINAANIRRAHALIESGRARGKIALEGF, encoded by the coding sequence ATGCGTGCCATTGGCTACAAGACCCCGCTTCCGATCGAAGACGATCATTCGCTGGTCGATATCCACTTGCCGGATCCGGTGCCCTCGAACCGCGATCTGCTGGTCGAGGTCAAGGCGATCTCAGTCAATCCAGTCGACACCAAAGTCCGCGCCAATGTGCGCCCCGAAGAGGATGCGTGGAAGGTGTTAGGGTGGGATGCCGCCGGCACCGTCGTAAAGACGGGTCCGCATGCAAGCCTCTTTAAGCCCGGCGACGAGGTGTTCTACGCCGGCTCGATCACGCGACCTGGCGCCAATGCGCAATTGCATCTGGTGGACGAGCGCATTGTCGGTAGAAAGCCGCGCACGCTTGGCTGGGCGGAAGCTGCGGCAATGCCGCTCACCGCCATCACCGCTTGGGAGGCGCTGTTCGATCGGCTGGACGTCAAAGGACGACCCGTGCCGGGCGCGGCTCCCGCGATCCTCATCGTTGGCGGGGCCGGAGGCGTCGGTTCGATCGCTGTCCAGCTTGCCCGCAAATTGACCAACCTGACGGTCATCGCCACAGCCTCGCGACCAGAGACGAAGGCCTGGGTCTCGGATCTCGGCGCGCATCATGTCGTCGATCATTCCAAACCGCTGGCGCGCGAGATCGCTGCTCTCAACATCGGAGACCCGACCTTTGTTTTCTCCACCACGAACACGAGCCAGCACCTTGCCGAGATCGCCGAACTGATTGCACCGCAAGGTCGCTTCGCGCTGATCGACGATCCCGCCACGCTCGACATCAACCCGTTCAAGCGCAAGAGCGTGTCGGTGCATTGGGAATTCATGTTCACACGGACCATGTTCGCCACGGCCGACATCGAGGAACAGGGCCGCTTGCTGAACCATGTTTCCCGCCTTGTGGACGCGGGCACGATCCGCACGACTCTCGCCGACAATTTCGGCGCGATCAATGCGGCGAATATCCGGCGCGCGCATGCGCTGATCGAAAGCGGACGGGCGCGCGGCAAGATTGCGTTGGAGGGGTTCTAA
- a CDS encoding MFS transporter, which yields MSDKASGTFRAFSNRNYRIWQAGAAVSNIGTWMQRTAQDWIVLTELSHHNATAVGIVMGLQFGPQLVLLPFTGFAADRCNRRTLLFVTQSVMGLLALGLSVLTLTGLVQLWHVYVFALLLGCAAAFDAPVRQTFVGDLVEKADLANAVALNSTSFNAARMIGPAIAGALIAAVGSGWVFLINAASYVAVLTSIAALRIDRPAAVGAKRERVRLADGFRYIRQRPDLMHVLLMMFLIGTFGINFPIFISTMAVGVFHVGAGQFGALTSMMAAGSVTGALLAARRERPRIRLLFVAVAIFGATCALAALMPDYWLFAASLVPIGIAAQTFTTSTNGWIQLTTEASMRGRVMAIFLALALGGTPIGAPIVGWVADTFGPRWGLGVGAASGFAAVLVAAHYLMRHRRLHMSFDRWRPRFTFDAAVAASDASVPAPHAVE from the coding sequence ATGAGCGACAAGGCTTCAGGCACGTTCCGCGCGTTCTCCAACCGCAATTATCGCATCTGGCAGGCGGGCGCAGCGGTCTCCAATATCGGCACGTGGATGCAGCGCACCGCGCAGGATTGGATCGTCCTCACCGAACTCAGCCATCACAATGCGACCGCCGTCGGCATCGTGATGGGCTTGCAGTTCGGTCCGCAGCTCGTGCTGCTGCCCTTCACCGGTTTTGCCGCCGACCGTTGCAACCGCCGCACGTTGCTTTTCGTCACCCAGAGCGTGATGGGGCTGCTGGCGCTGGGGCTCAGCGTGCTGACGCTCACCGGGCTTGTGCAGCTTTGGCACGTCTATGTGTTCGCCTTGCTGCTCGGTTGCGCCGCCGCGTTCGACGCGCCGGTGCGGCAGACCTTCGTCGGCGATCTTGTCGAGAAGGCCGATCTTGCGAATGCGGTGGCGCTGAATTCGACGTCGTTCAACGCCGCGCGGATGATCGGGCCGGCCATCGCCGGCGCTCTCATCGCGGCGGTGGGTTCGGGCTGGGTTTTTCTGATCAATGCCGCATCCTATGTCGCGGTTCTCACTTCCATTGCGGCGCTGCGCATCGATCGCCCGGCCGCGGTGGGCGCAAAGCGGGAGCGCGTGCGGCTGGCGGATGGGTTTCGCTATATAAGGCAGCGCCCCGATCTCATGCATGTGTTGCTCATGATGTTCCTGATCGGGACGTTCGGCATCAATTTCCCGATTTTCATTTCGACGATGGCGGTCGGCGTGTTTCACGTGGGCGCCGGCCAATTTGGCGCGCTGACCTCGATGATGGCCGCAGGATCGGTGACGGGCGCTTTGCTCGCCGCACGGCGTGAGAGACCGCGCATCCGCCTGCTGTTCGTCGCCGTCGCCATTTTCGGCGCCACCTGCGCCTTGGCCGCGCTGATGCCGGACTATTGGCTCTTTGCCGCGTCGCTCGTGCCGATCGGCATTGCGGCGCAGACCTTTACGACATCGACCAATGGCTGGATCCAGCTCACGACGGAAGCTTCCATGCGCGGCCGCGTCATGGCGATCTTCCTGGCGCTGGCGCTGGGCGGTACGCCCATCGGCGCGCCGATCGTCGGCTGGGTCGCCGACACGTTCGGCCCACGCTGGGGTTTGGGTGTCGGCGCGGCTTCCGGCTTTGCGGCCGTTCTGGTCGCGGCGCATTATCTGATGCGGCATCGCCGCTTGCACATGTCCTTCGACAGATGGCGGCCGCGCTTCACCTTCGATGCGGCGGTCGCTGCGAGCGACGCGAGCGTTCCCGCGCCGCATGCTGTGGAGTAG
- a CDS encoding isochorismatase family protein, with translation MPVTTLDPKAALVVVDLQKGIVALPTAHPAEGVVQQARLLLDAFRRHGLPVVLVNVAGGAPGRVEQSRSLASLPADWTELVPALDRQPQDHVVTKRTWGAFTNTDLKDHLTRLGVTQIVLTGVATSIGVESTARFAYELGFNVTLAVDAMTDMNADAHHNSITRIFPRLGETGTVAEIIAKLDQRSA, from the coding sequence ATGCCTGTGACCACGCTTGACCCCAAAGCCGCGCTTGTCGTCGTCGATCTGCAAAAAGGCATCGTCGCGCTGCCGACCGCTCATCCGGCCGAGGGCGTGGTGCAACAGGCGCGTCTGCTGCTCGATGCGTTCCGCCGTCACGGCCTGCCGGTGGTGCTGGTCAATGTCGCGGGCGGCGCGCCCGGGCGCGTCGAGCAATCGCGGAGCCTTGCCAGTCTGCCCGCCGATTGGACGGAACTCGTGCCGGCGCTCGACCGGCAACCGCAGGACCATGTCGTCACCAAGCGCACCTGGGGCGCTTTCACCAACACCGATCTCAAAGATCATCTGACGCGCCTGGGTGTGACGCAGATCGTTCTGACCGGCGTCGCGACCAGCATCGGCGTCGAATCGACGGCGCGTTTTGCCTATGAGCTTGGGTTCAATGTCACGCTCGCCGTCGATGCGATGACCGACATGAATGCCGACGCGCATCACAACAGCATCACACGAATCTTTCCGCGCCTGGGCGAGACCGGCACGGTCGCCGAGATCATCGCGAAGCTCGATCAACGGAGTGCATGA
- a CDS encoding MarR family winged helix-turn-helix transcriptional regulator, translating to MTDTAISPEHRDAAVDELLRSMGQLIRRLRAEANATELNLSQMSALGRLSQHGPLTTAELARYEAMKPQSMGAIVTSLEDEGLVQRQPHPTDGRQMLLSVTEAGEAMRQTSRLRKREWLNAALSRLDPEDQRVVIAAASVLKRLSEA from the coding sequence ATGACCGACACAGCCATCTCTCCCGAGCACCGCGACGCCGCGGTGGATGAACTTTTGCGCTCGATGGGGCAGCTCATCCGCCGCTTGCGCGCCGAGGCCAATGCCACCGAACTCAACCTGTCGCAAATGAGCGCCCTGGGGCGGCTCTCCCAGCACGGCCCGCTGACGACGGCGGAACTCGCCCGCTATGAGGCGATGAAGCCGCAATCCATGGGCGCGATCGTCACCAGCCTGGAGGACGAAGGCCTGGTGCAGCGCCAGCCACATCCGACCGATGGGCGGCAAATGCTGCTCTCGGTGACTGAAGCGGGCGAGGCGATGCGTCAGACCAGCCGGTTACGCAAGCGCGAATGGCTCAATGCCGCGCTCAGCCGGCTCGATCCGGAGGATCAGCGCGTCGTCATCGCGGCCGCCTCCGTCCTCAAACGCTTGAGCGAAGCGTGA
- a CDS encoding YciI family protein, with protein sequence MYFVALCTDKPDHLQTRLDTRPAHLDFLKSHSAAIKIAGPLLAADGETPNGSMLVLECADAEAAKALLAQDPYAQAGLFASVEVKPWRWTIGVPAV encoded by the coding sequence ATGTATTTCGTCGCCCTGTGCACCGACAAGCCGGACCATCTGCAAACCCGCCTCGACACCCGCCCCGCCCATCTCGACTTCCTGAAAAGCCACAGCGCCGCGATCAAGATCGCCGGGCCGCTGCTGGCGGCGGACGGCGAAACGCCCAACGGATCGATGCTTGTGCTCGAATGCGCCGATGCGGAGGCCGCCAAGGCGCTGCTCGCGCAGGATCCTTATGCGCAGGCCGGTCTCTTCGCCTCGGTGGAGGTGAAGCCCTGGCGCTGGACGATCGGCGTGCCGGCAGTGTGA
- a CDS encoding EVE domain-containing protein gives MAHWLIKSEPDKWSWDMQVKAGAKGTHWDGVRNHAAKLNMMKMKKGDQLFFYHSNEGKEIVGITEVIKEAYPDPAANPGEPWVLVDVKAVKPLPKPVTLADVKATPDLSNMALVTLSRLSVQPVTEKEWKIVLKMGGL, from the coding sequence ATGGCCCATTGGTTGATCAAGAGCGAACCCGATAAATGGTCCTGGGACATGCAGGTCAAAGCCGGCGCCAAGGGCACTCATTGGGACGGGGTGCGCAACCACGCCGCCAAGCTCAACATGATGAAGATGAAAAAGGGCGACCAACTCTTCTTCTACCATTCCAACGAGGGCAAGGAGATCGTCGGCATCACCGAAGTGATCAAGGAGGCCTATCCCGATCCGGCCGCCAACCCGGGCGAACCCTGGGTGCTGGTCGACGTGAAGGCGGTGAAGCCCCTGCCAAAGCCGGTGACGCTCGCGGACGTGAAGGCAACCCCCGACCTGTCGAACATGGCGCTCGTCACCCTGTCGCGCCTCTCGGTGCAGCCGGTCACCGAAAAGGAATGGAAGATCGTCTTAAAGATGGGCGGATTGTGA
- a CDS encoding DUF1761 domain-containing protein, producing MAFAPISHLIILAAGIAAWLVGGIYYGVLGKPWMAALGKTKDELRPGGKMPILPMLISFVADLIIAFVMAGAIGHLGPGNVTLKNGLISAAILWFGFAVTTMATNNAFGQRSFALTVIDSGHWLLAFLVAGAVLGGFGGA from the coding sequence ATGGCCTTTGCTCCCATCTCCCATCTGATCATCCTTGCCGCCGGCATCGCCGCCTGGCTCGTTGGCGGCATCTACTATGGCGTGCTCGGCAAGCCCTGGATGGCGGCGCTCGGCAAGACCAAGGACGAATTACGCCCGGGCGGCAAGATGCCGATTCTGCCCATGCTCATCTCGTTTGTTGCCGATCTGATCATCGCCTTCGTCATGGCGGGCGCCATCGGCCATCTTGGCCCCGGCAATGTGACATTGAAGAACGGCCTGATCTCCGCTGCCATTTTGTGGTTCGGCTTTGCCGTCACCACCATGGCGACCAACAACGCTTTCGGCCAGCGCAGCTTTGCCTTGACCGTGATCGACTCCGGCCATTGGCTGCTTGCCTTTCTCGTCGCCGGCGCCGTGCTCGGCGGCTTTGGCGGCGCATAG